The sequence below is a genomic window from Humulus lupulus chromosome 3, drHumLupu1.1, whole genome shotgun sequence.
CAAGGCGTATGAATGGCTGatgaaaaaaaaacccagaagaATGGACCAAGTTTCATTTCAAGGAGCATGTGAAATGTGACATTCTTATTAATAACCTCTGTGAAAGTTTCAACAATGCCATTCTTGATGCCAGAGATAAATCTATTATCATTTTGCTAGAAAATATTAGGCATTGGATGATGAGTTTGTTCTGCAATAGAAGAATGAGTGTCTCTAAGTGGGTGCATCCTGTTTCCAAAAGAATTATGGACATCATTGAGAAAAGCAAGAATGTTGCTAAGCATTGTTTCCCTATGCTTGCTGGAGGTGGTAAGTTCCAGGTAAATTTATTGCAAAGCATCAATGCTCAGTCATTTGTTGTGAACTTGGAAACGAAAACATGCACATGTAGGCTATTCCAATTGTCTGGCATACCATGTGGGCATGCTTTAGCTGCTATCTGGTTTTCAAACCTAGATCCAGTGGGATTCATAGATGATTACTACAAGAGGCAAGCATATGAAGAAACTTATGCGACACCAATCGAACCAATGCCTAGCCCAGATAAGTGGCCTGACACTGGTCTGAATCCGATACATCCTCCAACAGAGACAATTTTACCTGGAAGGCCTAAAAAGTCTAGAAACAAAGAGGCAGATGAACCACCACCTACTACTGCAACAAAGGCTAGGAGAGTTGGCCAAGTTAATCACTGCAGCAATTGCAAGCAAACAGGCCATTCACGAGTAACATGCAAGAATGCAACTATGGAGGTAATCTTGGTACACGGTATGCTAGACTTGTATTCATTTGCAGTTAAAATGAATGTGATTTGCTTAAGTATGATGAGTTATGTTTTTGGTTTAATTACAGCCTGCAAGGCAAAAAAAGAGAGGAAGACCACCATCTCAGAATCCTACTACTGAAACTATTAAAAGGAAGGAGCGAGCTAAGAGACAGAAGCAAAGGAATGGTGGTTCCACATCTCAGACCAACTAAGAAGCTTCTCTTTAATCTTAAACCCTTTTgatgtagaaaacttgttttcttTTTGGTGTAGTCGCCATACAATATAGGCATTACCATACTTTTGACATGTACATATTCAGTCTGACTTTATCAATATTTTGGGACATCTTGGCCATTAGGAATACTTTTGACATGTAGACATTATGCTACTTAACAATATGTCATATGTTTGCTCTGTAAAGTTGAAAATATTAATCAATGACAAAATATCTGGTTTGGTGCATCATTCTATTATGCTTGAAAGCAACactaaataaatatatttctctTACATTCAATGAAGCCATGATTTTTTTTTCAGAGAAGGGTCGAACactaaataaaatacataatttttattatgCTTGAAAGCAACACTAAATACAATAAACAGGGAAGTCGAAcattacataatttttttcagccaatacacaattacaaaaaaaaaaaaaacaacatcatCTTCCTCACATTTCCCTTTACCAACCAGGAACTTGCATGAACTCTTCCATCCAAACTCCCATTCATATAGCCACAATTTTGACATTGAAAAGGCTCCACACTAGGTTCAAAGCAAGACTCATATCTATCTTCATATTCATAATATCTGCCCAGATCACCATCAAACTCACGTACTCTTCTTAGCAAACCAGGTATCACCATCTTTGACCTTTCACACATAGGGGGGTCAATCCATTGGAAATAGTTACAACCCCCATTCCACTGTTCACAAATAGTTttcttgaattaatttatttccaAGCTAATAATATATAAAGGAAAAA
It includes:
- the LOC133821372 gene encoding uncharacterized protein LOC133821372, which gives rise to MPSPDKWPDTGLNPIHPPTETILPGRPKKSRNKEADEPPPTTATKARRVGQVNHCSNCKQTGHSRVTCKNATMEPARQKKRGRPPSQNPTTETIKRKERAKRQKQRNGGSTSQTN